The genomic window CCTGGGTCCAGCCCCGTGCATTCAGGCTGCACGCTACGCGCCGTGTGGTCTCGCCCGAATAAAATCGATGGCGCAACGTATGCGCGCCAGGGCGCGCGATTTGCCCACCAGTTCCAGGGTGCTATCAATCGGGGGCGACACCGCACCGCCGGACACCGCGACTCTAAGCGGCTGCGCGACCTTGCCCAGCTTCAGGCCACGCTCATCTGCCAGGCCCGCGATCACATTATGGATCGCTGGCGCCTGCCACGCTTCGAGACCGTCGAGCACGGCCGCCAGCGCCTCAAGTAATTCGGCGGCCTCGGCAGACAGGTGTTTGTCCGCGGCTTTTGCGTCGTAATCCTTGAAGTCAGCGTAGAAAAATCGGCTGTTTTCGGCCAGTTCTGTCAATGTCCTGGCGCGTTCCCGCTGCGCGTCCCACACAAGCTCCAGCTCAGGCCCATTCTCCAGCGGAATATCGAGTCGCAGCATCTGCTCGCGCAAATGCGGGAGCACCATCTCAGCTCCGCTGTACTTGATGTAATGCTGATTAAGCCACAACAGTTTGTCGGGATTTAACGTCGCGGCGGCGCGATGCACCTGCTGAATGTCGAACAGTTCGATCAGTTCCGTACGCGAGAATATCTCCTGATCGCCGTGTGACCAGCCTAGGCGTACAAGATAGTTGACCAGCGCATGCGGCAGATACCCGTCATCGCGATACTGCAACACGCTGACGGCGCCGTGACGTTTTGACAATCGCTTGCCATCGGACCCCAGAATCATCGGCACATGCGCGTACTGCGGGAGCTCGGCGCCGAGCGCGCGCAGAATATTGATCTGGCGCGGCGTA from Gammaproteobacteria bacterium includes these protein-coding regions:
- the gltX gene encoding glutamate--tRNA ligase; translation: MTIRTRFAPSPTGYLHIGGARTALFSWAYARKQGGKFILRIEDTDRERSTMASVDAILGSLAWLDLDYDEGPHYQGQRGDRYREGSQKLLDAGHAYHCYCTREELEAVRAAQLESRQKPRYDGRCRDYQGPPRPGVQPVVRFKNPLAGETVVNDLVHGRVTFSNGELDDLIIVRADGSPTYNFTVVVDDMDMDITHVIRGDDHLNNTPRQINILRALGAELPQYAHVPMILGSDGKRLSKRHGAVSVLQYRDDGYLPHALVNYLVRLGWSHGDQEIFSRTELIELFDIQQVHRAAATLNPDKLLWLNQHYIKYSGAEMVLPHLREQMLRLDIPLENGPELELVWDAQRERARTLTELAENSRFFYADFKDYDAKAADKHLSAEAAELLEALAAVLDGLEAWQAPAIHNVIAGLADERGLKLGKVAQPLRVAVSGGAVSPPIDSTLELVGKSRALARIRCAIDFIRARPHGA